From one Lycium ferocissimum isolate CSIRO_LF1 chromosome 5, AGI_CSIRO_Lferr_CH_V1, whole genome shotgun sequence genomic stretch:
- the LOC132056626 gene encoding uncharacterized protein LOC132056626 isoform X6, protein MMNFAKEMIAPTTFDSNMNIPGAHNRLRRIFKGAIGALDGTLVHAVVPANQQIVYRGRGKGKCYQNVLAICDFNMVFTYVYAGWEGVAHDARVLTEIASNPDNGFPFPPPNKYYLCDAAYPNTRGFLAPYRNIRYWLGDYHRRRAITKEEKFNHAHAQLRNVIERSYGVLKARFPILDKMAPYPINIQRDVVIACFAVNNFIRKERINDDLFNHFDTPQVIFDEEGQQEEALDETNGPSWTVEDSQIMTDMREQLALQLMQRR, encoded by the exons ATGATGAATTTTGCAAAAGAGATGATAGCACCTACAACATTTGATTCGAATATGAATATTCCTGGTGCTCATAACAGGTTACGAAGAATTTTTAAG GGAGCAATAGGTGCACTAGACGGGACATTAGTACATGCTGTTGTTCCCGCTAATCAACAAATTGTTTACAGAGGAAGGGGAAAAGGTAAATGCTATCAGAATGTTCTGGCAATATGTGACTTCAATATGGTCTTCACTTATGTTTATGCTGGATGGGAAGGGGTAGCACATGATGCACGCGTTCTAACTGAGATTGCATCTAATCCAGATAATGGCTTTCCATTTCCTCCACCTA ATAAATACTATCTATGTGATGCGGCATATCCTAATACTCGAGGATTTCTAGCACCGTATCGTAATATTCGATATTGGTTAGGAGATTATCATCGTAGGCGTGCCATAACGAAGGAGGAAAAGTTTAATCATGCTCATGCACAGCTTAGAAACGTTATCGAACGTTCCTATGGAGTACTGAAAGCAAGATTTCCTATATTGGACAAGATGGCTCCATATCCTATTAATATCCAAAGAGATGTTGTTATTGCATGTTTTGCCGTTAATAATTTTATCAGGAAGGAGCGCATCAATGATGACTTGTTTAATCATTTTGATACGCCTCAAGTGATATTTGATGAAGAAGGACAACAAGAAGAAGCATTAGATGAAACAAATGGACCTAGTTGGACAGTTGAAGATTCTCAGATAATGACCGATATGAGGGAGCAACTTGCACTCCAACTAATGCAAAGAAGATGA
- the LOC132056626 gene encoding uncharacterized protein LOC132056626 isoform X3: MDIDDQILWLMSLYWQRNRYRLKYDRRIRDLTSSLSGQKYTLELLSGSNRQCIELMRMSRDAYVRLCQHFRHNGWLIDSKHISVEEKIAIFLTIIGHNERYVVIKRRFQHSLQTIHKYFHEVLEAMMNFAKEMIAPTTFDSNMNIPGAHNRLRRIFKGAIGALDGTLVHAVVPANQQIVYRGRGKGKCYQNVLAICDFNMVFTYVYAGWEGVAHDARVLTEIASNPDNGFPFPPPRFLAPYRNIRYWLGDYHRRRAITKEEKFNHAHAQLRNVIERSYGVLKARFPILDKMAPYPINIQRDVVIACFAVNNFIRKERINDDLFNHFDTPQVIFDEEGQQEEALDETNGPSWTVEDSQIMTDMREQLALQLMQRR, encoded by the exons ATGGATATCGATGATCAAATATTATGGTTGATGAGCTTGTATTGGCAGAGAAATCGTTATAGACTCAAGTATGATAGAAGAATTAGAGATTTAACATCATCTTTATCTGGTCAAAAGTATACATTAGAACTATTATCTGGCTCTAATCGACAATGTATAGAATTGATGCGCATGTCACGTGATGCATATGTTCGGCTATGTCAACATTTTAGACATAATGGATGGCTCATAGATAGCAAACATATATCTGTCGAAGAGAAGATAGCAATATTCTTAACTATTATAGGACATAACGAGCGTTACGTCGTAATCAAGAGAAGATTTCAACATTCTTTGCAGACAATTCACAAGTATTTTCACGAGGTTCTTGAGGCAATGATGAATTTTGCAAAAGAGATGATAGCACCTACAACATTTGATTCGAATATGAATATTCCTGGTGCTCATAACAGGTTACGAAGAATTTTTAAG GGAGCAATAGGTGCACTAGACGGGACATTAGTACATGCTGTTGTTCCCGCTAATCAACAAATTGTTTACAGAGGAAGGGGAAAAGGTAAATGCTATCAGAATGTTCTGGCAATATGTGACTTCAATATGGTCTTCACTTATGTTTATGCTGGATGGGAAGGGGTAGCACATGATGCACGCGTTCTAACTGAGATTGCATCTAATCCAGATAATGGCTTTCCATTTCCTCCACCTA GATTTCTAGCACCGTATCGTAATATTCGATATTGGTTAGGAGATTATCATCGTAGGCGTGCCATAACGAAGGAGGAAAAGTTTAATCATGCTCATGCACAGCTTAGAAACGTTATCGAACGTTCCTATGGAGTACTGAAAGCAAGATTTCCTATATTGGACAAGATGGCTCCATATCCTATTAATATCCAAAGAGATGTTGTTATTGCATGTTTTGCCGTTAATAATTTTATCAGGAAGGAGCGCATCAATGATGACTTGTTTAATCATTTTGATACGCCTCAAGTGATATTTGATGAAGAAGGACAACAAGAAGAAGCATTAGATGAAACAAATGGACCTAGTTGGACAGTTGAAGATTCTCAGATAATGACCGATATGAGGGAGCAACTTGCACTCCAACTAATGCAAAGAAGATGA
- the LOC132056626 gene encoding uncharacterized protein LOC132056626 isoform X1: MDIDDQILWLMSLYWQRNRYRLKYDRRIRDLTSSLSGQKYTLELLSGSNRQCIELMRMSRDAYVRLCQHFRHNGWLIDSKHISVEEKIAIFLTIIGHNERYVVIKRRFQHSLQTIHKYFHEVLEAMMNFAKEMIAPTTFDSNMNIPGAHNRLRRIFKGAIGALDGTLVHAVVPANQQIVYRGRGKGKCYQNVLAICDFNMVFTYVYAGWEGVAHDARVLTEIASNPDNGFPFPPPNKYYLCDAAYPNTRGFLAPYRNIRYWLGDYHRRRAITKEEKFNHAHAQLRNVIERSYGVLKARFPILDKMAPYPINIQRDVVIACFAVNNFIRKERINDDLFNHFDTPQVIFDEEGQQEEALDETNGPSWTVEDSQIMTDMREQLALQLMQRR; the protein is encoded by the exons ATGGATATCGATGATCAAATATTATGGTTGATGAGCTTGTATTGGCAGAGAAATCGTTATAGACTCAAGTATGATAGAAGAATTAGAGATTTAACATCATCTTTATCTGGTCAAAAGTATACATTAGAACTATTATCTGGCTCTAATCGACAATGTATAGAATTGATGCGCATGTCACGTGATGCATATGTTCGGCTATGTCAACATTTTAGACATAATGGATGGCTCATAGATAGCAAACATATATCTGTCGAAGAGAAGATAGCAATATTCTTAACTATTATAGGACATAACGAGCGTTACGTCGTAATCAAGAGAAGATTTCAACATTCTTTGCAGACAATTCACAAGTATTTTCACGAGGTTCTTGAGGCAATGATGAATTTTGCAAAAGAGATGATAGCACCTACAACATTTGATTCGAATATGAATATTCCTGGTGCTCATAACAGGTTACGAAGAATTTTTAAG GGAGCAATAGGTGCACTAGACGGGACATTAGTACATGCTGTTGTTCCCGCTAATCAACAAATTGTTTACAGAGGAAGGGGAAAAGGTAAATGCTATCAGAATGTTCTGGCAATATGTGACTTCAATATGGTCTTCACTTATGTTTATGCTGGATGGGAAGGGGTAGCACATGATGCACGCGTTCTAACTGAGATTGCATCTAATCCAGATAATGGCTTTCCATTTCCTCCACCTA ATAAATACTATCTATGTGATGCGGCATATCCTAATACTCGAGGATTTCTAGCACCGTATCGTAATATTCGATATTGGTTAGGAGATTATCATCGTAGGCGTGCCATAACGAAGGAGGAAAAGTTTAATCATGCTCATGCACAGCTTAGAAACGTTATCGAACGTTCCTATGGAGTACTGAAAGCAAGATTTCCTATATTGGACAAGATGGCTCCATATCCTATTAATATCCAAAGAGATGTTGTTATTGCATGTTTTGCCGTTAATAATTTTATCAGGAAGGAGCGCATCAATGATGACTTGTTTAATCATTTTGATACGCCTCAAGTGATATTTGATGAAGAAGGACAACAAGAAGAAGCATTAGATGAAACAAATGGACCTAGTTGGACAGTTGAAGATTCTCAGATAATGACCGATATGAGGGAGCAACTTGCACTCCAACTAATGCAAAGAAGATGA
- the LOC132056626 gene encoding uncharacterized protein LOC132056626 isoform X2, translated as MDIDDQILWLMSLYWQRNRYRLKYDRRIRDLTSSLSGQKYTLELLSGSNRQCIELMRMSRDAYVRLCQHFRHNGWLIDSKHISVEEKIAIFLTIIGHNERYVVIKRRFQHSLQTIHKYFHEVLEAIDSNMNIPGAHNRLRRIFKGAIGALDGTLVHAVVPANQQIVYRGRGKGKCYQNVLAICDFNMVFTYVYAGWEGVAHDARVLTEIASNPDNGFPFPPPNKYYLCDAAYPNTRGFLAPYRNIRYWLGDYHRRRAITKEEKFNHAHAQLRNVIERSYGVLKARFPILDKMAPYPINIQRDVVIACFAVNNFIRKERINDDLFNHFDTPQVIFDEEGQQEEALDETNGPSWTVEDSQIMTDMREQLALQLMQRR; from the exons ATGGATATCGATGATCAAATATTATGGTTGATGAGCTTGTATTGGCAGAGAAATCGTTATAGACTCAAGTATGATAGAAGAATTAGAGATTTAACATCATCTTTATCTGGTCAAAAGTATACATTAGAACTATTATCTGGCTCTAATCGACAATGTATAGAATTGATGCGCATGTCACGTGATGCATATGTTCGGCTATGTCAACATTTTAGACATAATGGATGGCTCATAGATAGCAAACATATATCTGTCGAAGAGAAGATAGCAATATTCTTAACTATTATAGGACATAACGAGCGTTACGTCGTAATCAAGAGAAGATTTCAACATTCTTTGCAGACAATTCACAAGTATTTTCACGAGGTTCTTGAGGCAAT TGATTCGAATATGAATATTCCTGGTGCTCATAACAGGTTACGAAGAATTTTTAAG GGAGCAATAGGTGCACTAGACGGGACATTAGTACATGCTGTTGTTCCCGCTAATCAACAAATTGTTTACAGAGGAAGGGGAAAAGGTAAATGCTATCAGAATGTTCTGGCAATATGTGACTTCAATATGGTCTTCACTTATGTTTATGCTGGATGGGAAGGGGTAGCACATGATGCACGCGTTCTAACTGAGATTGCATCTAATCCAGATAATGGCTTTCCATTTCCTCCACCTA ATAAATACTATCTATGTGATGCGGCATATCCTAATACTCGAGGATTTCTAGCACCGTATCGTAATATTCGATATTGGTTAGGAGATTATCATCGTAGGCGTGCCATAACGAAGGAGGAAAAGTTTAATCATGCTCATGCACAGCTTAGAAACGTTATCGAACGTTCCTATGGAGTACTGAAAGCAAGATTTCCTATATTGGACAAGATGGCTCCATATCCTATTAATATCCAAAGAGATGTTGTTATTGCATGTTTTGCCGTTAATAATTTTATCAGGAAGGAGCGCATCAATGATGACTTGTTTAATCATTTTGATACGCCTCAAGTGATATTTGATGAAGAAGGACAACAAGAAGAAGCATTAGATGAAACAAATGGACCTAGTTGGACAGTTGAAGATTCTCAGATAATGACCGATATGAGGGAGCAACTTGCACTCCAACTAATGCAAAGAAGATGA
- the LOC132056626 gene encoding uncharacterized protein LOC132056626 isoform X5: MEQASENSRLTWRLEVVKTFLETCIQEVSLNGRQGSSLKPDSWNKVKVVLQTSHDFIVTQKKMKNHYDYLKEKYQAWLPITKKTGNIYDPATNTIRMSNEEWDEYIKAHPKAKTLRSAPLPFPELCTTLFEGSTATGIHGWSPSCTTPRPGASSVATNIDIDSLDDIEDLLGDKNDGASKDSPSQSSIPIEKKNLGKKRKNASSRLEIDEKMSAALELLINKNNGPDVEECIEKLDKLGWEEPLYSAALSIFCEGDSYTKTWMKLRGVDKLENYVRTMGKKLGIL, from the exons ATGGAACAAGCTAGTGAAAATTCAAGATTGACTTGGAGATTGGAGGTAGTAAAAACATTTTTAGAAACTTGTATTCAAGAAGTGTCATTGAATGGGAGACAAGGAAGTAGTTTGAAGCCAGATTCATGGAACAAGGTTAAGGTTGTTCTGCAAACTTCTCATGactttatagtcacacaaaagaagatgaagaaccaTTATGATtatctaaaagaaaaatatcaagCTTGGTTGCCAATAACTAAAAAGACTGGTAATATTTATGATCCAGCAACCAATACCATTCGAATGTCTAACGAGGAGTGGGATGAGTACATAAAG GCTCATCCAAAAGCCAAGACATTGAGGAGTGCACCTCTACCCTTTCCGGAACTTTGTACAACATTATTTGAGGGTTCTACTGCAACAGGCATTCATGGTTGGAGTCCAAGTTGTACAACTCCGCGGCCCGGTGCCTCTTCTGTAGCTActaatatagatatagattcaCTTGATGACATTGAGGATCTACTTGGTGACAAAAATGATGGAGCTTCTAAAGATTCTCCATCTCAATCTTCAATTCCaattgaaaaaaagaatttgggaaagaaaagaaaaaacgcATCGTCCCGATTAGAAATTGATGAGAAGATGAGTGCTGCATTGGAGTTACTGATTAACAAAAACAACGGGCCTGATGTTGAAGAATGTATAGAAAAACTAGACAAGCTTGGATGGGAAGAGCCATTGTACTCTGCAGCTCTTAGTATATTTTGTGAAGGCGATAGCTACACAAAAACATGGATGAAACTGAGAGGGGTCGACAAATTAGAGAATTATGTCAGAACCATGGGGAAAAAATTGGgaattctttaa
- the LOC132056626 gene encoding uncharacterized protein LOC132056626 isoform X4: MRVMEQASENSRLTWRLEVVKTFLETCIQEVSLNGRQGSSLKPDSWNKVKVVLQTSHDFIVTQKKMKNHYDYLKEKYQAWLPITKKTGNIYDPATNTIRMSNEEWDEYIKAHPKAKTLRSAPLPFPELCTTLFEGSTATGIHGWSPSCTTPRPGASSVATNIDIDSLDDIEDLLGDKNDGASKDSPSQSSIPIEKKNLGKKRKNASSRLEIDEKMSAALELLINKNNGPDVEECIEKLDKLGWEEPLYSAALSIFCEGDSYTKTWMKLRGVDKLENYVRTMGKKLGIL, encoded by the exons ATGAGGG TTATGGAACAAGCTAGTGAAAATTCAAGATTGACTTGGAGATTGGAGGTAGTAAAAACATTTTTAGAAACTTGTATTCAAGAAGTGTCATTGAATGGGAGACAAGGAAGTAGTTTGAAGCCAGATTCATGGAACAAGGTTAAGGTTGTTCTGCAAACTTCTCATGactttatagtcacacaaaagaagatgaagaaccaTTATGATtatctaaaagaaaaatatcaagCTTGGTTGCCAATAACTAAAAAGACTGGTAATATTTATGATCCAGCAACCAATACCATTCGAATGTCTAACGAGGAGTGGGATGAGTACATAAAG GCTCATCCAAAAGCCAAGACATTGAGGAGTGCACCTCTACCCTTTCCGGAACTTTGTACAACATTATTTGAGGGTTCTACTGCAACAGGCATTCATGGTTGGAGTCCAAGTTGTACAACTCCGCGGCCCGGTGCCTCTTCTGTAGCTActaatatagatatagattcaCTTGATGACATTGAGGATCTACTTGGTGACAAAAATGATGGAGCTTCTAAAGATTCTCCATCTCAATCTTCAATTCCaattgaaaaaaagaatttgggaaagaaaagaaaaaacgcATCGTCCCGATTAGAAATTGATGAGAAGATGAGTGCTGCATTGGAGTTACTGATTAACAAAAACAACGGGCCTGATGTTGAAGAATGTATAGAAAAACTAGACAAGCTTGGATGGGAAGAGCCATTGTACTCTGCAGCTCTTAGTATATTTTGTGAAGGCGATAGCTACACAAAAACATGGATGAAACTGAGAGGGGTCGACAAATTAGAGAATTATGTCAGAACCATGGGGAAAAAATTGGgaattctttaa